The Kryptolebias marmoratus isolate JLee-2015 linkage group LG1, ASM164957v2, whole genome shotgun sequence sequence AAGATGCGAACACCTGGAAATAAAAGGAGAATTTTAATCTCCTAGTTTCTAATCATCCAACCCAATTGTTTTCAGCATTCAGCCTGAATAAAGACATTAGCCTTGCTGTGTTTATAGTTTTCGAGGGGATTGCATCTtcagaggacagaaaaacaggCAGGTTTCTGACCTGATCGACCCGTTGGCGCAGGCTCGTTCTTCTGGACCACTGAGTAGAAGGTAacagtgatgaagatgaaggcTAATGATACCCCCACTCCCACCACTATGGGGACGTCGTGTTTTTCCAGCACTGGCAGCCATGATGGTGACTGCTGAGTCACTCTGGAATGAACAGCAAATGTTACATCTTGTCCACACAGCATCAACTATATGTCTTAAAGCAGAAATATCCCCGTCTTTTTATTTCACCTACTTGGGATCATTGCTGGTCATGGGGGACTGGGAGGTGTTCTTCCTCTGCCCGTCTGCATCGTTGGGTAGTTGTGTTGTATTTTGCTGACTGGACCAGTTGACTTCAGGGTTTGGTAGTGATGAGCCAGGATCAAGAGGACTGATGGTGGAGAATGAAAGTGCTGGATGTTGCTGGGGAGATAACTCATGGCTTGAAGCTGTTGTAGAAGGCTGAACGTCAGCCTGGAGCGTCTGAGGTTGTGTGGGAGGAAGGAGTGTTGACAGCTCGAGATGAAACTTTGGGGAAAAACTCAGCGTGAAAGGTTGATGAGGAAAGGACTGCGAATGGATTTGCTTGGTCTGAGGTATCTGGGAGAATGTGTTTTGATAAGAAATTGGGCTTTTTGTGTGTTGGAGAGGATTTGGTTTTGATTGGTATGATCCAGCTTCTGAAGTGACCGAATGTGTGGTTTTAGTCTGGGTGGCAGGACTTTGTGTTTGAGTTACGGTATATAACTTCAAGTATTCAGAGGGTTCACCCACTGGAAACTGTGATGTAGGTTGAAACTTGAACATATTTGGGATTTGACCATTTTCAGATTCAGAATGGACTTCAGAGGGCTGGGAATCAGACTCTAGAACTGATTCTTTATTGACTTGATGATGAAACTGTGTGTTTGATGACGTCACTGTCTGACTATCAGTACTTAAATAATCAAGAGTTGTGCCTAAAACTTCACTATTTTCTTCTGATGTCGAATTGTGTGTTGCTGGTGGTTCACTCAATGAAATGAACCGTTGATTTCTTGTCTGGTGGTGGAGATCTGTTGACTGGAAGTTTGGATGGGGAGGAGGTGGTAGCATGGGAAGCTGTGTGACAAAAGGCTGAGTTGGATCAATCGTTTGATGAAAAACACCGCGAGGACTTGGCATCTTTATCTCAGTTACAACTTCCTTAGGCGACATGGTTGTGTTGTTGCAGCTGAAACCTAAAagattaataaagaaaacactggTAAGGTCCAGGTTGTTCGTAccatcttttagctttttaactaAACTATCtatgaaagaaaatctgttgtctttctaaaatgaaaaagagtCATGAAGAccctccaaactgaggcagcTGAGGACTAAGGGTCTAAATCTTCTTTGTTACTCTCATGCATGAGTTTTGCTTtcaaaaaatctaattaatgaAAGATCTTGTCCTTTTTTCCAAGAGCTGAAGtgaataaaatgcttttaatgaCAATTTGGCCTTGATTGAAACTGTAAGCAACAATATCATAGAGTTTTAGTTTCCTTGCTGTGACAGCTCTGCCCCTTTAGATCAAACATGAGCTTTACCATGTTCAAGCAATCAATAATGGATGCAAAGTTAATGCAACCTGCAGAACTGAttagaagattttttttgtaagcaCTTACATGTTGTCTTCCTCTGCTGTGCTAACACGGGCGGATGATGAGCTGTCTGAAGGTTCTGCTCAGCCACGTGTTCTTCATTTGTATCAGTGCTCtggaaaatatcaaaacaaaggCTGCCAATTTGAAAGTAATCTCATTTCACATTTGACAGAAATGAAGTAAGCAATAAAACACGAGATGTCCAGGTGAAAGTCTACAAATATCAGAGCAGTGATGCTACAAAGCGATAACAGAACAACGCCACATATGGAGCTAAATGTGCACATGGCTCACAACATACACAACCTCCAAGCTAAAAATGTGAGTGGAAACCAATTAAACAGTCTGCACAATGAGTTTCAGAACTCACAGACTTGTATTACTCACAGCAGACAAAATCAGCCTTGTCTGCTTCCCTCTATCAGCTGGATGATCTTCAGCTTAGcacaaaaacagcatgaaaGAGAAGCAAAAGACTCATGTAGGTGGGGTCAAAAGCCTCTTTATCTATAACTGTATTATGATgtgaaagattttattttacaaatgttattaatgtaaaataaaccaaataagaCATAAACACTGtgacaataataatatataacATGATTTTGatctaaattttaaattcttttttccaaaaacaCCCTTAGAAAAGATAAATTAATTAGCAAAATTATACAACAAGCTCAAATTTATACCCTaagccagtggtgtccaatcctggtcctgcagggctactatcctgcatgttttaggtgtttctctgctgtgacacacctggtttgaatgaatgagtgattaacaggcttctgcagaggttaaagacctgctgaagggctgggaaacaatgaaaacatgcaaattgtggccctccaggaccaggattggacaccactgccctAAGCCTTAAATAACTGTCAGATAGAAAGCAAGGAATCCAGCAACAGGTTAATTCACACCCATAAAATTTGTGATATGAAAGAAGCGTGGAACAAGTTgtcattaaaaatgtcattaaaaaaagaatcctcaatttatgttcattttcttGGCCATTTATGTTCTTGCTATAGTGTATAAGTTCAATGAAATTAGGAGTATTTGTTGGCAGACCTGTAACAGTGAGGACTGTGCGTCTCTGGTGTCGTCCAGCTCTGTTCTCAGCAGTACAGAAATACTCCCCAGCGTCAGAGTTCTGCATGCTGGAAATATGGAGGGATCCGTCTTTTGCACAAGAAAACAGGTCATAAATCAGAGCTGATGTGAACCCACGTCTGATCTGAATTTAAGAATCTGCAcgtgtttttaaatctcaccATCAGCATGTGTGTCTTCAGAAGGACTGATGGTGGACTGAGTCTCTGCTCGGCCTCTGGTCCAACTGTAGGTGATGGGATGAATTCCCACTGCTCTGCAGGGCAGGATCACTGACGCTCCAACCTTACAGCTCATGTGACTTACAGAGGTCAGTATGATGGGGctcactgagaagaaaaaagaggaagtaaAAGGTAAATAAGAGTCAGCTGTGACATTATGTAGCACAAACTGATGTAACTTGCTCAACAAAACAAGTGTGTAccccaggggtggaaattaaaaattttgtccaccagccatagtggctagtggacaaatttttttaccagccactattttttgttgtgacaaaaagtaatttcatatgatgatgatgatggaggtgggtggaagcagttgtgcttccctacaagctgaacaacacctctttctggacactgcatggaaataactagacttttcttattttatttttttattttaaaccattaaaagattcatatctgtacataaaaaattcagataagtgaaatttatttctgtggagtgtttttgaagtatttttttttttgNNNNNNNNNNNNNNNNNNNNNNNNNNNNNNNNNNNNNNNNNNNNNNNNNNNNNNNNNNNNNNNNNNNNNNNNNNNNNNNNNNNNNNNNNNNNNNNNNNNNNNNNNNNNNNNNNNNNNNNNNNNNNNNNNNNNNNNNNNNNNNNNNNNNNNNNNNNNNNNNNNNNNNNNNNNNNNNNNNNNNNNNNNNNNNNNNNNNNNNNNNNNNNNNNNNNNNNNNNNNNNNNNNNNNNNNNNNNNNNNNNNNNNNNNNNNNNNNNNNNNNNNNNNNNNNNNNNNNNNNNNNNNNNNNNNNNNNNNNNNNNNNNNNNNNNNNNNNNNNNNNNNNNNNNNNNNNNNNNNNNNNNNNNNNNNNNNNNNNNNNNNNNNNNNNNNNNNNNNNNNNNNNNNNNNNNNNNNNNNNNNNNNNNNNNNNNNNNNNNNNNNNNNNNNNNNNgacatttgttctttttttgcaaaagttaccaggggggaaccaaatatttcagctgtctgaaataatcggttccccctctaaaacatgggacaaaaataatttaccaacaagtccttacctgtgtttattcctctgtattatgatattattagcccattttatttttaaaagaatgatgttttttgtttttttaatgagaaatatttgcccctctaaacaattctgttaatagataagtcattatttacggaaacgcagggggaaccgtatctgatgggggaacggggctcgacgtaacagcagcaactcgagcacattgctgccccctatatgtcaagaggacaaataacgccttttctgttcaaattgccaacccaaCTTGATCCAAAAATTTACATGAGAAGTAAAATCATTGCATTAGAATTAAAGAAAGTTAGTTAAAGCATTACCAGCAACTCTCAGCAGTGCTGTGCTCTGGCCTTTTCCCAGCTTGTTGGAAGCCTCGCACATATAAACCGCCTCATCGTAGCTCCTGACTGACTGGATGTAGAGAGTggcatttttctgtctgaatgagAGGGATATTAATGGtcaaaatgaatttgttttatctctttaaTCAACATTACAACATGGTCACTCACCCCAATGAAATCCTGCCTCCGGTCTGCTTTGAGTGGCCTCTCTTCACCCAGCTGATGGAGGGCAGAGGGTGACCCGACACCTCACACTCCAGCACAGCCTGAGTGCCCACAGGAACCGTCAACACCGTGGGCCATAGTTTCACTGATGGAGGGACTGCGAAGAAGAGAAAAGCCCATCACAACCCAGAGTTTCCACCACATTCAGGCAGGTCTGTGTTAGTCTCCTACCCAACACAGTTAGAGTCACTCTTCTAGAGGTGAGGAATCTTTGAAGGTGGATGTTTGAAGCCCTGCAAAAGTAGCTGCCGCCGTCGAACTCCTGGATGCTGTGGAAGAAGAGGTCTCCACTGGGCAGCacagttctgttttctgtgggAGGAAGAAGCTGGTTGTTTTTGAACCAGGACACCTGAGCTCCTGGTCTGCTGTGTGGAGGCCTGCAGGTGAGCGTGACCGTTTCTCCTCTCCGCACCGTCATGTCTCTGGGCTGCTGCATGAAACTCCAATGCAtcactgaaaacacagcagTCGAATGCTCAGATGTCTTACATTGTGTGCCATTTTGGCATCCGTTATTGCTTGCCATTTTTGGCTAATTGAATAATCAGTTTATGATGGCATTCAGTACCAGCTGGAAGCAGGAGAGCTGGCTGTGATCTGATTGTCTCCTTCTGGTTTGATGCTTCACAGTGATAGAAGCCCTCATCCTCGTTTGtcacatttctgaagaaaacaatcagaaatcaAATTTATGTCCTCAAACAATATAAactcaatttaaaaacatttaagctgCAGACTCTGCAGTAAACTCATTACAAAGTCCTATTGTTctgataatatatatatattggtaaTATTGTATGATACACTCTGCAGTGTAAAAGGAAACATGACTATCAGAATCAAAAATGggttatatatttatatttttaagtatCCCTGTTTCACCCAACAAGACAGTAAATTTTAGgctgaattttaataaaatcatagctgttaagagagaaaaaaggaaaaatatccCTGGTTTTCTGAGCAGCCTCAGACCTGAATGTGAGCAGCTGTCCATTGTTCTGGAGGCTGAATGAGGACGAGCAGTTTGACAGGAGGGAGCCGTCTTTGAACCAGTGCACCATGGGAACAGGGAAGCCACGAACAGTGCACTGCATGGAGACCTCGGCACCCATGGCAACGGTGATGTTGTCAGGGCCCTGGATGATCTGCAGCCTCCCAGGAACCCCTGCAAGACAGACGGTCCTTGTAAGACATGAAttccttacaaaaaaaatgtaatttataaatCAGCAGCAGGACTAAAAGGCTCATGCTCACCTTGCACAGTTAGTTTAGCTGGTTTGCTCTTCTTACTGATGTTCAGTAAAGGGTTGTGTGTGACACAAATGTATACTCCATCATCCTCTAAAGTCACGTTAAAAAGGTGCATTGTGCTAGAAGTCTTTCTTTGTTGACCCCCTCCATACTCCCCCTGAACAGAAAAGCAGTTTGAAGGACATAAACACATATCTGAGGGGAAAATATGCCCTGCTGTGACTCATACATTGTCTGAGTTTTGCAGTTGCAGcagacttttctttgtttttccaaacagcTTATAAAAAACTACAGAGTATAAAACACTTAAAGGAAACTGTACACCAAATCAGACTCAcggcagaagaagaaaggagaacCCAAAAAGCCATGAGCTCTGACACTGACACTAAAATATTGTGATTTAGCTCCTATTTTTATGGAATATTGCAAACACAGCTTGCTGAAAATGATTTTGAGACACAGGACTACAAgtaaaacagctgtaaatatCTGCAAGCAACAATATGAGACTAAAACAAGGAATAAAAGAGATCAATAAAGACAGCTGATCTATGATCCACTTAATAAATTAAGTGGAGCTCACACTGAAAGAATATTTTCCATGTAGTAAAGATTAGATTGACACATACAGATACAGTAAAATCAGAAATGTTGGCTATGCAGCTGTAATGTTTGGTGCCAAAAAATCCCCCAAGAACGGATATTTTTGAGGAGACATAAAAACTACTGAacttgtttatttagtttggtAGTTTGTCAATTAAACGACTCAAAGTCCAGCAGTTTTCATGCAGACATCTAGTCATGGCTGCAGATTCAGGACATTTGCCCATTGCTTAGTTCCTTGTGCCTTTCAGAAAACCAGTTTAGGtcctaaaataaatctgagacAGTTTTTCTATCGGTGCTCACCTGAAACTGTCTGCCTCTTGTGACGTTCTTCCCGTCTTTAAGCCATGCAATGTTTGCCGGAGGTGAACTTTCTCCTGACACACACTGGAAGAAAACAGCTTCTCCTTCTTTGATTGTTTGGTCCTGAGGACTGAAGAAAACATCTTCCAACCCTGGAATGCACAggaacagtaataataatatgttCCCTACAGTCACACaacatgtttaatttgattCAGAGGAAGTTGGAGTTTAAGAACTACGGTCGTGAAATTTGAGATTCCTTCTtcacttccagatccagactgagaCAGATGTGAAAACTTAACTGCCTCTTGACCACATGGTAACAACCAAAACCATCACTTCTTATGGACTCTTTGACAGAGGTGGCGTGGTGTACGTAAACTCACCCAGGGGAGATGCGACTGTCGAGCCGAGCAGAACGAGTGAGCAGAGGATAGAAGTCATCTGTGGGAGCAAAGGAATGGAGATGCAGACTTGCATCCTACTGCAGAGCTCCGTAAGAAGACTGAAGAAACCAGTGTGTAGCTTCCTCCATGATGTCAGCCTGAAGAagagcacaaataaaaagattttctaCACAATTTCATGTcatgaattcattttaaatgctaCACCGtgtctgtcttttgttttttgtttgttatgtaGTGAACAAACACTGGTTTATTCTTTGAGTTAGGTGCTTTTTCATGTTTGAATAATATGATGGCTTAACAACCAAAAGACCTAATCATCTGAAAGCAGTCAGGTATAAGGACTAGActgcaaatgaatgaaaaaacatgacatgacatgaccattttttaattaaaatacaagcAAACAATGGTTGTCTCAacacttttgcacagtactgtaccTTCAATAATAATGATACTGagatataaaacagaatttaccAACATTTAAATTTAGTGACTCAGTTTGAAACTGtgcagaaaagctgaaaaggcTAAACCATTTTGGGCTTTTTCTCCATGGATCCATTTCTCCAACATGATATTTCAAACAATAGTTGTTACTCATTCAACAAAACCACAGCTACACTTTTGATCAGTTTTCAGTAAATGTATTCAGCAGATGGATTTAACATAATTCCCTCCCTGCCTCTCATTCTCTTAAGCCCTCccctctcttttcctttttgcttcATTCCTATTTTGGTTGTGGCACCACAGCAAGCTCAGCTTTGTCCTCTTTAGTCCCTTGAATGGGCACAGCCACTTTATAGAGCTCACACGGTGGTCCTTCACTCAATGAAAGTGACATGAAAAGAGGCTGCGGAGCTTTGTACTGTGAAGATCAGTTATTGGTCCCTGCTTGGACAGCTAACCGTCTGATCATATATGCTTTCATGATCCTCAGTTTAGCCATGTAGGGTCTGATCCTTCATCGTTTGAATGTGGTGCaaaattttcattttgtaaCGGCTGAAGTTGCACGATAAAACCTGAGCAAATAGAATTTTGTTTGCAAGAGGCTCGCCTATGATTCATGAGCTAAtagttgctgtgttttaacTAAGACCAACAAAGTCAGACATGCAGAGGTTAATCAGAgaattaattaaatgtttttggatcAAATCTTCTGTTTAGCAGTTACTGGACAAAACTGTCACCAGAAGACTAAAGGTAAACTAAAACACAGTGACGTAAATCATCCTGCTTGGTGCAATTAGGTTGTTGCAGAGAAAAATAGTGCAACTTTCATGCCTCCCGACTTTGTGTAAATTTATGCTTTTCAGGCTGAGGGTGAAAAAACAGCCTCAGGGTACAGTTTGGAATTATCCACCCTCTAGGGTTGAATATTGGTCGTCAGGGTAGctaaatgtacatttatgttCCAGAGTAGTAAAAGGTACATAAATGGACTAATTATACACAGTGTTACAGTACAGTGTCAAGAGATAATTTGTGTTTAATGGAGGTGGAGACTATTCATTTCAAGGTC is a genomic window containing:
- the LOC108233627 gene encoding uncharacterized protein LOC108233627, translated to MSPKEVVTEIKMPSPRGVFHQTIDPTQPFVTQLPMLPPPPHPNFQSTDLHHQTRNQRFISLSEPPATHNSTSEENSEVLGTTLDYLSTDSQTVTSSNTQFHHQVNKESVLESDSQPSEVHSESENGQIPNMFKFQPTSQFPVGEPSEYLKLYTVTQTQSPATQTKTTHSVTSEAGSYQSKPNPLQHTKSPISYQNTFSQIPQTKQIHSQSFPHQPFTLSFSPKFHLELSTLLPPTQPQTLQADVQPSTTASSHELSPQQHPALSFSTISPLDPGSSLPNPEVNWSSQQNTTQLPNDADGQRKNTSQSPMTSNDPKVTQQSPSWLPVLEKHDVPIVVGVGVSLAFIFITVTFYSVVQKNEPAPTGRSGVRILLCDDLKDGVVCNKRKFLAQRNCGLPVRHADRRAAGRTYENRAFEDDDCVTVIEQSPNTSDTRARPPGPSLVTVQMEPTCEEVQDVTQSAVDHHSVTMETYPEPIVDTEIDPTLEDDKRCSLSQPSIQLQCAEDWSSNTGDNHSPCHDALPPPSSLPSPSPSPPSRTDDTLHSSLTFQSAESPAAPVHHSLSISHGNPPLQLSHHLSLGLTTVAVDVQFFPSATASTAVNSSTHISSVSNSTSVTAPLFSPPLFSSKETDE
- the LOC119617567 gene encoding roundabout homolog 4-like (The sequence of the model RefSeq protein was modified relative to this genomic sequence to represent the inferred CDS: added 30 bases not found in genome assembly), with product MHLFNVTLEDDGVYICVTHNPLLNISKKSKPAKLTVQGVPGRLQIIQGPDNITVAMGAEVSMQCTVRGFPVPMVHWFKDGSLLSNCSSSFSLQNNGQLLTFRNVTNEDEGFYHCEASNQKETIRSQPALLLPAVMHWSFMQQPRDMTVRRGETVTLTCRPPHSRPGAQVSWFKNNQLLPPTENRTVLPSGDLFFHSIQEFDGGSYFCRASNIHLQRFLTSRRVTLTVLVPPSVKLWPT